In the genome of Telluria mixta, the window CATGAATGAAGTGACGATGGCGCGTCCGGCCGACGCGCTCGAATCCGTCGACAAGAAGGCGGAAAAGCAGGCCTACGAGAACAACAAGCTGCACAAGCGCCTGTGCCGCCTCGTCGGCCAGGCGATCGGCGATTTCAACATGATCGAGGACGGCGACAAGGTCATGGTCTGCCTGTCCGGCGGCAAGGACAGCTATGCGCTGCTGGACATCCTGATGACCCTGCGCGAGCGCGCCCCGATCCACTTCGACATCGTCGCCGTCAACCTCGACCAGAAACAGCCGAACTTCCCGGCCGACGTGCTGCCGGCCTACCTGGAAAAGCTGGGCATCCCGTACCACATCGAGAACCAGGATACCTACAGCATCGTCAAGCGCCTGATCCCGGAAGGCAAGACGACCTGTTCGCTGTGTTCGCGCCTGCGGCGCGGCATCCTGTACCGCGTAGCCGACGAGCTCGGCTGCAACAAGATCGCCCTGGGCCACCACCGCGACGACATCCTCGAGACCTTCTTCCTGAACATGTTCTTCGGCGCGAAGATCAAGGGCATGCCGGCCAAGCTCGTCTCGGACGACGGCAAGCACATGGTGATCCGTCCGCTGGCCTACGTGAAGGAAGCGGATACGGAACGCTATGCGGAAGTAAAGCAGTTCCCGATCATCCCATGCGACCTGTGCGGCTCGCAGGAAAACCTGCAGAGAAAACAGATCAAGGCGATGCTGCGTGACTGGGAGAAGAAACACCCGGGCCGTG includes:
- the ttcA gene encoding tRNA 2-thiocytidine(32) synthetase TtcA; this translates as MNEVTMARPADALESVDKKAEKQAYENNKLHKRLCRLVGQAIGDFNMIEDGDKVMVCLSGGKDSYALLDILMTLRERAPIHFDIVAVNLDQKQPNFPADVLPAYLEKLGIPYHIENQDTYSIVKRLIPEGKTTCSLCSRLRRGILYRVADELGCNKIALGHHRDDILETFFLNMFFGAKIKGMPAKLVSDDGKHMVIRPLAYVKEADTERYAEVKQFPIIPCDLCGSQENLQRKQIKAMLRDWEKKHPGRVENIFSSLSTVVPSHLMDRDMFGFKDLKADGVANPAGDIAFDEEPCSTPATGTIPLQPL